One part of the Salmo trutta unplaced genomic scaffold, fSalTru1.1, whole genome shotgun sequence genome encodes these proteins:
- the LOC115184914 gene encoding uncharacterized protein LOC115184914 isoform X1, with translation MEIHFCKHIPYFLQLQQTYYLTLAGRMLVRELAVLNTQMFMMDQPVLICFTPVGRMVWEELSSQTEQPNSEDSGFPYEKMQLVGNWGSFHFHTWIIRYGRVQQNEEDMHHLCIVRGVEKQLWWSRVIQKKILDPWGFVQVFLTNMEVTGIKFLGRRIHGLRSCLVKTRSEFTYYEDAQQVDISTTVEGFQERGDDMMAYQFSTSDIITIPHEPSSGSSHQFPQDSPPPPPPPPFPSDSPPPYHFTQDQAQDQTPDSTPQEFVEEQHNAADVPQLWSYFGNQGTTNFSLRLAGIRRAMEVRKCEFTTICFSFDVHLCTISKCTVLFSQALTSSDSNSLNYLTHAGRMVLSGLSELNQQDVRQFQQAYDILVNFINEPANRERLELEMALVGINHINFTDVFYEFVLLSLLEGKTSIPTSVSGPNNVNILLFIYHIHTSHTRSVDTHLCPLFLLQRPGTFFYLLVEVIMRIHPPGEAWTESAGNFYLLIKDQMKAWLDSIFNLDESIYESPQRLSWQVMVNLEMQVDFLLSSLD, from the exons ATGGAAATACATTTCTGTAAACATATTCCATATTTTTTACAACTGCAGCAGACTTATTACCTTACCCTTGCTGGGAGGATGTTAGTGAGAGAGCTGGCAGTGTTAAACACACAG ATGTTCATGATGGATCAGCCTGTTCTCATCTGTTTCACTCCTGTTGGGAGGATGGTGTGGGAGGAACTgtcttctcaaactgaacag CCAAATAGTGAAGACTCTGGTTTTCCCTATGAGAAGATGCAGCTGGTTGGGAACTGGGGTTCATTTCATTTCCATACCTGGATAATCCGTTATGGACGAGTGCAG CAAAATGAAGAGGACATGCATCACCTGTGCATTGTGAGGGGAGTGGAGAAACAGCTGTGGTGGAGCAGAGTCATTCAGAAAAAAATCCTGGACCCATGG GGTTTTGTCCAGGTGTTCCTCACCAACATGGAGGTGACTGGTATTAAG TTCCTTGGTAGAAGGATCCATGGACTCAGGTCTTGCCTCGTCAAGACGAGGTCAGAGTTCACCTATTATGAGGACGCCCAG CAGGTGGATATCTCCACCACAGTGGAGGGGTTCCAGGAGAGGGGGGATGACATGATGGCGTATCAGTTCTCTACCTCTGACATTATCACCATCCCTCATGAGCCGTCCTCTGGCTCCTCTCACCAGTTCCCCCAGGattctccacctccccctccgcCTCCCCCGTTCCCTTCCGATTCCCCTCCACCTTACCACTTCACCCAGGACCAGGCCCAGGACCAGACCCCTGACAGCACTCCTCAG GAGTTTGTGGAGGAGCAACATAATGCTGCAGATGTGCCCCAGCTGTG GAGTTACTTTGGAAACCAAGGGACAACCAACTTCTCTCTGAGGCTGGCCGGTATCCGACGTGCTATGGAGGTGAGAAAGTGTGAATTTACcaccatttgtttttcatttgATGTACATTTGTGTACTATTTCTAAATGTACTGTCTTGTTCTCACAGGCTCTGACATCCTCAGACAGTAACTCCCTTAATTACCTCACCCACGCTGGGAGGATGGTGTTGAGTGGACTGTCCGAGCTCAACCAGCAG GATGTGAGGCAGTTTCAGCAGGCCTATGACATCCTGGTGAACTTCATTAATGAGCCAGCAAACAGGGAGCGACTAGAGCTGGAGATGGCTCTTGTAGGA ATCAACCACATCAACTTCACGGATGTATTTTATGAATTTGTTCTACTAAGCCTTCTGGAAGGAAAAACATCTATTCCAACATCTGTAAGTGGCCCTAATAATGTAAACATCCTGTTGTTTATCTACCATATCCACACTAGCCATACCAGGTCTGTAGACACCCACTTATGTCCCCTGTTCCTTCTCCAGAGGCCTGGTACCTTCTTTTATCTGCTCGTGGAAGTGATCATGAGGATTCACCCTCCTGGAGAAGCCTGGACAGAGTCTGCTGGGAACTTCTACCTCCTCATTAAg GATCAGATGAAGGCGTGGTTGGACTCCATCTTCAACCTCGATGAGTCCATCTATGAAAGCCCACAGAGGCTCTCGTGGCAGGTGATGGTGAATCTAGAAATGCAGGTTGACTTCCTCCTGTCCAGCCTGGATTAA
- the LOC115184914 gene encoding uncharacterized protein LOC115184914 isoform X2 gives MEIHFCKHIPYFLQLQQTYYLTLAGRMLVRELAVLNTQMFMMDQPVLICFTPVGRMVWEELSSQTEQPNSEDSGFPYEKMQLVGNWGSFHFHTWIIRYGRVQQNEEDMHHLCIVRGVEKQLWWSRVIQKKILDPWGFVQVFLTNMEVTGIKFLGRRIHGLRSCLVKTRSEFTYYEDAQQVDISTTVEGFQERGDDMMAYQFSTSDIITIPHEPSSGSSHQFPQDSPPPPPPPPFPSDSPPPYHFTQDQAQDQTPDSTPQEFVEEQHNAADVPQLWSYFGNQGTTNFSLRLAGIRRAMEALTSSDSNSLNYLTHAGRMVLSGLSELNQQDVRQFQQAYDILVNFINEPANRERLELEMALVGINHINFTDVFYEFVLLSLLEGKTSIPTSVSGPNNVNILLFIYHIHTSHTRSVDTHLCPLFLLQRPGTFFYLLVEVIMRIHPPGEAWTESAGNFYLLIKDQMKAWLDSIFNLDESIYESPQRLSWQVMVNLEMQVDFLLSSLD, from the exons ATGGAAATACATTTCTGTAAACATATTCCATATTTTTTACAACTGCAGCAGACTTATTACCTTACCCTTGCTGGGAGGATGTTAGTGAGAGAGCTGGCAGTGTTAAACACACAG ATGTTCATGATGGATCAGCCTGTTCTCATCTGTTTCACTCCTGTTGGGAGGATGGTGTGGGAGGAACTgtcttctcaaactgaacag CCAAATAGTGAAGACTCTGGTTTTCCCTATGAGAAGATGCAGCTGGTTGGGAACTGGGGTTCATTTCATTTCCATACCTGGATAATCCGTTATGGACGAGTGCAG CAAAATGAAGAGGACATGCATCACCTGTGCATTGTGAGGGGAGTGGAGAAACAGCTGTGGTGGAGCAGAGTCATTCAGAAAAAAATCCTGGACCCATGG GGTTTTGTCCAGGTGTTCCTCACCAACATGGAGGTGACTGGTATTAAG TTCCTTGGTAGAAGGATCCATGGACTCAGGTCTTGCCTCGTCAAGACGAGGTCAGAGTTCACCTATTATGAGGACGCCCAG CAGGTGGATATCTCCACCACAGTGGAGGGGTTCCAGGAGAGGGGGGATGACATGATGGCGTATCAGTTCTCTACCTCTGACATTATCACCATCCCTCATGAGCCGTCCTCTGGCTCCTCTCACCAGTTCCCCCAGGattctccacctccccctccgcCTCCCCCGTTCCCTTCCGATTCCCCTCCACCTTACCACTTCACCCAGGACCAGGCCCAGGACCAGACCCCTGACAGCACTCCTCAG GAGTTTGTGGAGGAGCAACATAATGCTGCAGATGTGCCCCAGCTGTG GAGTTACTTTGGAAACCAAGGGACAACCAACTTCTCTCTGAGGCTGGCCGGTATCCGACGTGCTATGGAG GCTCTGACATCCTCAGACAGTAACTCCCTTAATTACCTCACCCACGCTGGGAGGATGGTGTTGAGTGGACTGTCCGAGCTCAACCAGCAG GATGTGAGGCAGTTTCAGCAGGCCTATGACATCCTGGTGAACTTCATTAATGAGCCAGCAAACAGGGAGCGACTAGAGCTGGAGATGGCTCTTGTAGGA ATCAACCACATCAACTTCACGGATGTATTTTATGAATTTGTTCTACTAAGCCTTCTGGAAGGAAAAACATCTATTCCAACATCTGTAAGTGGCCCTAATAATGTAAACATCCTGTTGTTTATCTACCATATCCACACTAGCCATACCAGGTCTGTAGACACCCACTTATGTCCCCTGTTCCTTCTCCAGAGGCCTGGTACCTTCTTTTATCTGCTCGTGGAAGTGATCATGAGGATTCACCCTCCTGGAGAAGCCTGGACAGAGTCTGCTGGGAACTTCTACCTCCTCATTAAg GATCAGATGAAGGCGTGGTTGGACTCCATCTTCAACCTCGATGAGTCCATCTATGAAAGCCCACAGAGGCTCTCGTGGCAGGTGATGGTGAATCTAGAAATGCAGGTTGACTTCCTCCTGTCCAGCCTGGATTAA
- the LOC115184914 gene encoding uncharacterized protein LOC115184914 isoform X4, whose amino-acid sequence MEIHFCKHIPYFLQLQQTYYLTLAGRMLVRELAVLNTQMFMMDQPVLICFTPVGRMVWEELSSQTEQPNSEDSGFPYEKMQLVGNWGSFHFHTWIIRYGRVQQNEEDMHHLCIVRGVEKQLWWSRVIQKKILDPWGFVQVFLTNMEVTGIKFLGRRIHGLRSCLVKTRSEFTYYEDAQQVDISTTVEGFQERGDDMMAYQFSTSDIITIPHEPSSGSSHQFPQDSPPPPPPPPFPSDSPPPYHFTQDQAQDQTPDSTPQEFVEEQHNAADVPQLWSYFGNQGTTNFSLRLAGIRRAMEVRKCEFTTICFSFDVHLCTISKCTVLFSQALTSSDSNSLNYLTHAGRMVLSGLSELNQQDVRQFQQAYDILVNFINEPANRERLELEMALVGINHINFTDVFYEFVLLSLLEGKTSIPTSRPGTFFYLLVEVIMRIHPPGEAWTESAGNFYLLIKDQMKAWLDSIFNLDESIYESPQRLSWQVMVNLEMQVDFLLSSLD is encoded by the exons ATGGAAATACATTTCTGTAAACATATTCCATATTTTTTACAACTGCAGCAGACTTATTACCTTACCCTTGCTGGGAGGATGTTAGTGAGAGAGCTGGCAGTGTTAAACACACAG ATGTTCATGATGGATCAGCCTGTTCTCATCTGTTTCACTCCTGTTGGGAGGATGGTGTGGGAGGAACTgtcttctcaaactgaacag CCAAATAGTGAAGACTCTGGTTTTCCCTATGAGAAGATGCAGCTGGTTGGGAACTGGGGTTCATTTCATTTCCATACCTGGATAATCCGTTATGGACGAGTGCAG CAAAATGAAGAGGACATGCATCACCTGTGCATTGTGAGGGGAGTGGAGAAACAGCTGTGGTGGAGCAGAGTCATTCAGAAAAAAATCCTGGACCCATGG GGTTTTGTCCAGGTGTTCCTCACCAACATGGAGGTGACTGGTATTAAG TTCCTTGGTAGAAGGATCCATGGACTCAGGTCTTGCCTCGTCAAGACGAGGTCAGAGTTCACCTATTATGAGGACGCCCAG CAGGTGGATATCTCCACCACAGTGGAGGGGTTCCAGGAGAGGGGGGATGACATGATGGCGTATCAGTTCTCTACCTCTGACATTATCACCATCCCTCATGAGCCGTCCTCTGGCTCCTCTCACCAGTTCCCCCAGGattctccacctccccctccgcCTCCCCCGTTCCCTTCCGATTCCCCTCCACCTTACCACTTCACCCAGGACCAGGCCCAGGACCAGACCCCTGACAGCACTCCTCAG GAGTTTGTGGAGGAGCAACATAATGCTGCAGATGTGCCCCAGCTGTG GAGTTACTTTGGAAACCAAGGGACAACCAACTTCTCTCTGAGGCTGGCCGGTATCCGACGTGCTATGGAGGTGAGAAAGTGTGAATTTACcaccatttgtttttcatttgATGTACATTTGTGTACTATTTCTAAATGTACTGTCTTGTTCTCACAGGCTCTGACATCCTCAGACAGTAACTCCCTTAATTACCTCACCCACGCTGGGAGGATGGTGTTGAGTGGACTGTCCGAGCTCAACCAGCAG GATGTGAGGCAGTTTCAGCAGGCCTATGACATCCTGGTGAACTTCATTAATGAGCCAGCAAACAGGGAGCGACTAGAGCTGGAGATGGCTCTTGTAGGA ATCAACCACATCAACTTCACGGATGTATTTTATGAATTTGTTCTACTAAGCCTTCTGGAAGGAAAAACATCTATTCCAACATCT AGGCCTGGTACCTTCTTTTATCTGCTCGTGGAAGTGATCATGAGGATTCACCCTCCTGGAGAAGCCTGGACAGAGTCTGCTGGGAACTTCTACCTCCTCATTAAg GATCAGATGAAGGCGTGGTTGGACTCCATCTTCAACCTCGATGAGTCCATCTATGAAAGCCCACAGAGGCTCTCGTGGCAGGTGATGGTGAATCTAGAAATGCAGGTTGACTTCCTCCTGTCCAGCCTGGATTAA
- the LOC115184914 gene encoding uncharacterized protein LOC115184914 isoform X5 — protein MEIHFCKHIPYFLQLQQTYYLTLAGRMLVRELAVLNTQMFMMDQPVLICFTPVGRMVWEELSSQTEQPNSEDSGFPYEKMQLVGNWGSFHFHTWIIRYGRVQQNEEDMHHLCIVRGVEKQLWWSRVIQKKILDPWGFVQVFLTNMEVTGIKFLGRRIHGLRSCLVKTRSEFTYYEDAQQVDISTTVEGFQERGDDMMAYQFSTSDIITIPHEPSSGSSHQFPQDSPPPPPPPPFPSDSPPPYHFTQDQAQDQTPDSTPQEFVEEQHNAADVPQLWSYFGNQGTTNFSLRLAGIRRAMEVRKCEFTTICFSFDVHLCTISKCTVLFSQALTSSDSNSLNYLTHAGRMVLSGLSELNQQINHINFTDVFYEFVLLSLLEGKTSIPTSRPGTFFYLLVEVIMRIHPPGEAWTESAGNFYLLIKDQMKAWLDSIFNLDESIYESPQRLSWQVMVNLEMQVDFLLSSLD, from the exons ATGGAAATACATTTCTGTAAACATATTCCATATTTTTTACAACTGCAGCAGACTTATTACCTTACCCTTGCTGGGAGGATGTTAGTGAGAGAGCTGGCAGTGTTAAACACACAG ATGTTCATGATGGATCAGCCTGTTCTCATCTGTTTCACTCCTGTTGGGAGGATGGTGTGGGAGGAACTgtcttctcaaactgaacag CCAAATAGTGAAGACTCTGGTTTTCCCTATGAGAAGATGCAGCTGGTTGGGAACTGGGGTTCATTTCATTTCCATACCTGGATAATCCGTTATGGACGAGTGCAG CAAAATGAAGAGGACATGCATCACCTGTGCATTGTGAGGGGAGTGGAGAAACAGCTGTGGTGGAGCAGAGTCATTCAGAAAAAAATCCTGGACCCATGG GGTTTTGTCCAGGTGTTCCTCACCAACATGGAGGTGACTGGTATTAAG TTCCTTGGTAGAAGGATCCATGGACTCAGGTCTTGCCTCGTCAAGACGAGGTCAGAGTTCACCTATTATGAGGACGCCCAG CAGGTGGATATCTCCACCACAGTGGAGGGGTTCCAGGAGAGGGGGGATGACATGATGGCGTATCAGTTCTCTACCTCTGACATTATCACCATCCCTCATGAGCCGTCCTCTGGCTCCTCTCACCAGTTCCCCCAGGattctccacctccccctccgcCTCCCCCGTTCCCTTCCGATTCCCCTCCACCTTACCACTTCACCCAGGACCAGGCCCAGGACCAGACCCCTGACAGCACTCCTCAG GAGTTTGTGGAGGAGCAACATAATGCTGCAGATGTGCCCCAGCTGTG GAGTTACTTTGGAAACCAAGGGACAACCAACTTCTCTCTGAGGCTGGCCGGTATCCGACGTGCTATGGAGGTGAGAAAGTGTGAATTTACcaccatttgtttttcatttgATGTACATTTGTGTACTATTTCTAAATGTACTGTCTTGTTCTCACAGGCTCTGACATCCTCAGACAGTAACTCCCTTAATTACCTCACCCACGCTGGGAGGATGGTGTTGAGTGGACTGTCCGAGCTCAACCAGCAG ATCAACCACATCAACTTCACGGATGTATTTTATGAATTTGTTCTACTAAGCCTTCTGGAAGGAAAAACATCTATTCCAACATCT AGGCCTGGTACCTTCTTTTATCTGCTCGTGGAAGTGATCATGAGGATTCACCCTCCTGGAGAAGCCTGGACAGAGTCTGCTGGGAACTTCTACCTCCTCATTAAg GATCAGATGAAGGCGTGGTTGGACTCCATCTTCAACCTCGATGAGTCCATCTATGAAAGCCCACAGAGGCTCTCGTGGCAGGTGATGGTGAATCTAGAAATGCAGGTTGACTTCCTCCTGTCCAGCCTGGATTAA
- the LOC115184914 gene encoding uncharacterized protein LOC115184914 isoform X3: MEIHFCKHIPYFLQLQQTYYLTLAGRMLVRELAVLNTQMFMMDQPVLICFTPVGRMVWEELSSQTEQPNSEDSGFPYEKMQLVGNWGSFHFHTWIIRYGRVQQNEEDMHHLCIVRGVEKQLWWSRVIQKKILDPWGFVQVFLTNMEVTGIKFLGRRIHGLRSCLVKTRSEFTYYEDAQQVDISTTVEGFQERGDDMMAYQFSTSDIITIPHEPSSGSSHQFPQDSPPPPPPPPFPSDSPPPYHFTQDQAQDQTPDSTPQEFVEEQHNAADVPQLWSYFGNQGTTNFSLRLAGIRRAMEVRKCEFTTICFSFDVHLCTISKCTVLFSQALTSSDSNSLNYLTHAGRMVLSGLSELNQQINHINFTDVFYEFVLLSLLEGKTSIPTSVSGPNNVNILLFIYHIHTSHTRSVDTHLCPLFLLQRPGTFFYLLVEVIMRIHPPGEAWTESAGNFYLLIKDQMKAWLDSIFNLDESIYESPQRLSWQVMVNLEMQVDFLLSSLD, translated from the exons ATGGAAATACATTTCTGTAAACATATTCCATATTTTTTACAACTGCAGCAGACTTATTACCTTACCCTTGCTGGGAGGATGTTAGTGAGAGAGCTGGCAGTGTTAAACACACAG ATGTTCATGATGGATCAGCCTGTTCTCATCTGTTTCACTCCTGTTGGGAGGATGGTGTGGGAGGAACTgtcttctcaaactgaacag CCAAATAGTGAAGACTCTGGTTTTCCCTATGAGAAGATGCAGCTGGTTGGGAACTGGGGTTCATTTCATTTCCATACCTGGATAATCCGTTATGGACGAGTGCAG CAAAATGAAGAGGACATGCATCACCTGTGCATTGTGAGGGGAGTGGAGAAACAGCTGTGGTGGAGCAGAGTCATTCAGAAAAAAATCCTGGACCCATGG GGTTTTGTCCAGGTGTTCCTCACCAACATGGAGGTGACTGGTATTAAG TTCCTTGGTAGAAGGATCCATGGACTCAGGTCTTGCCTCGTCAAGACGAGGTCAGAGTTCACCTATTATGAGGACGCCCAG CAGGTGGATATCTCCACCACAGTGGAGGGGTTCCAGGAGAGGGGGGATGACATGATGGCGTATCAGTTCTCTACCTCTGACATTATCACCATCCCTCATGAGCCGTCCTCTGGCTCCTCTCACCAGTTCCCCCAGGattctccacctccccctccgcCTCCCCCGTTCCCTTCCGATTCCCCTCCACCTTACCACTTCACCCAGGACCAGGCCCAGGACCAGACCCCTGACAGCACTCCTCAG GAGTTTGTGGAGGAGCAACATAATGCTGCAGATGTGCCCCAGCTGTG GAGTTACTTTGGAAACCAAGGGACAACCAACTTCTCTCTGAGGCTGGCCGGTATCCGACGTGCTATGGAGGTGAGAAAGTGTGAATTTACcaccatttgtttttcatttgATGTACATTTGTGTACTATTTCTAAATGTACTGTCTTGTTCTCACAGGCTCTGACATCCTCAGACAGTAACTCCCTTAATTACCTCACCCACGCTGGGAGGATGGTGTTGAGTGGACTGTCCGAGCTCAACCAGCAG ATCAACCACATCAACTTCACGGATGTATTTTATGAATTTGTTCTACTAAGCCTTCTGGAAGGAAAAACATCTATTCCAACATCTGTAAGTGGCCCTAATAATGTAAACATCCTGTTGTTTATCTACCATATCCACACTAGCCATACCAGGTCTGTAGACACCCACTTATGTCCCCTGTTCCTTCTCCAGAGGCCTGGTACCTTCTTTTATCTGCTCGTGGAAGTGATCATGAGGATTCACCCTCCTGGAGAAGCCTGGACAGAGTCTGCTGGGAACTTCTACCTCCTCATTAAg GATCAGATGAAGGCGTGGTTGGACTCCATCTTCAACCTCGATGAGTCCATCTATGAAAGCCCACAGAGGCTCTCGTGGCAGGTGATGGTGAATCTAGAAATGCAGGTTGACTTCCTCCTGTCCAGCCTGGATTAA